GCCACGCTTGTCGGCGGAACCCTGTCTGCGAGTTCGGCGAACGCCTTCAATTGCTACATCGACCGCGACATCGATCGCGTGATGAACCGCACCAAAAACCGCCCGCTCGTGACCGGTGAGCTGACCGACCGTGAGGCTCTCGCTTTCGCATGGATCACGGGTGCTGTCTCAATTGTGTGGCTGGCGCTTCTCACTAACTGGCTTGCCGCGGCTCTCTCACTGGCCGCGATCCTCTTCTACGTATTCGTATACACACTGCTCCTCAAGCGCCGCACGCCTCAGAACATCATTTGGGGCGGGGCGGCCGGATGTATGCCCGTCCTGATCGGCTGGGCTGCGGTGACGGGGTCCCTCTCGTGGACACCCGTGATCCTCTTCGGGATCGTTTTCCTCTGGACTCCGCCGCACTACTGGCCGCTCTCGATGAAGTACCGAGCCGACTACCAGTCGGTCGGCGTTCCCATGCTCGCGGTGGTTCGCGGTCGCACGGTGGTGGGACTTCAGGTGGTGCTCTACGCGTGGGCGACCGTGGCGTGCTCGCTGCTTCTCATTCCTGTCGCACCGATGGGAATCGTGTACTCCGTTGTGGCCGTCGCGAGCGGCGGATGGTTCATCGTCGAATCCCATCGCCTGTACTCGGCGGCGATCCGCCACGACGAGGTGCGCCCCATGCGGGTTTTCCACGCCTCGATCACGTACCTGACGCTCGTTTTCCTCGCCGTCGGGATCGACCCGCTCCTGCCGTTCTAGACCGAAACAGCCGCGACGCCGATGTCGCGCTTGACGGCGAGTGGTCCTCGCGGCTCCCGGAGGGCGAGGACAACCGCCGTCATGGCCGCGGCGAGACAGCACGCGAGAACCATGTGAATGCCAACAAGGATCTCGGGCAGGCCGAGTCGCGCTTGCACAAGGCCGATAACGATCTGCACACCTTCGATGGCGAACAGGATGAGACTGAAGGTGAGCAGTCGACGCTGCCCCAGTCGCCACGCACCGACAATGAGTGCGAGTGTCGCGACAAACGTTGCGTAGGCCGGCCAGCTATGGATGTGCTGCAGTAGCTCCGAATTCAACCCGTTTCGTGCCGCACCGCCGTCACCGGCGTGCGGTCCGGAGCCGGTTACGAGAACGCCGACCAGGATCGTTGCCGCGGTGGTGACTGCCGTGATTGCGACGAGGACGCGGTATCCGCCTGGCAGATTCACTCGCTCCCCGCGCGGACCCAAAAAGACACGGAATACGAGAACCGCAGAGAGCGACACGAGCACAACGGATGCAACGTAATGGAGGCCCACAACGTAGGGGTTGAGGTTCGTCAGCACCGTGATGCCCCCGATGATCGCCTGAATCGGAACGTACAGACCGATGAGGAGGGCGAGCACAAAAAGGTCACGCCGCTCGCGGCGGATCCGCAGGACGAGAACGAACATCCCGATGGCGATCGCCACAAGCACAAAGGTCAGCAGTCGATTACCGAACTCGATGATTCCATGGATGCCCATTTCTGGCGTGGAGACAAAAGACTCGGGGGTGCACCGGGGCCACGTTGGGCATCCCAGGCCAGAACCCGTGAGTCGCACAGCCCCGCCCGTGCCGACGATGAGGATCTGCGCGACCAAAGTTGCAACGGCGAAAACCCGAATCCGGGTGTCCACGAAGCTCGGCAGTCGATCGAACACGGCTTTCACGGCCGTACCTCCTGTTATTTGATGGCGCGCCCTGTAGAATCGTGGGGTTCGAAGAACAGCCCACGCCGGGGAGTCAGCGCAGACGTCGGAGACGAACTCCGAGTCCTGGTTCAGTCTAAGCAGGCCCCAGCCGTATCCGCGGAACAGAGCGCACGAGGCCAGCAGAGCACTGAACTCCTAGCTGCACGGCGAAGGGAATGCCGGTGAAACCGTTGTGGTTGTCACCGGTGGGAAAGAGGTAATGACTATGGCTGATGTGCTGATCGACCGCCCCGAACTAGGCAGTCTCGGCCAATACGAATTCGGATGGGCCGATTCGGATGTCGCAGGCGCAAGCGCCCGTCGAGGAATCAACGAAGAGGTCGTCAGAGACATCTCCGCCCTCAAAAACGAACCGGAGTCGATGCTCAAGACCCGTCTGGCCGGCCTGCGGAACTTCTTCCGCAAGCCCATGCCGACGTGGGGAGCCGATCTCTCGGGCATCGACTTCGACAACATCAAGTACTTCGTGCGCTCCACCGAGAAGCAAGCACAGAGCTGGGAAGACCTGCCGGAGGACATTCGCACGACGTACGAGAAGCTCGGCATCCCGGAGGCGGAGCGCCAGCGTCTCGTCGCGGGTGTCGCTGCCCAGTACGAGTCGGAGGTCGTCTTCCACTCCATCAACGAAGAGCTCGAGAAGCAGGGTGTCATTTTCATGGACACCGACACGGCGCTCAAGGAGCACCCGGAGTTCTTCGAGGAGTACTTCGGTACGGTCATCCCCGCCGGCGACAACAAGTTCGCCGCGCTCAACACCGCGGTGTGGTCTGGCGGGTCGTTCGTCTACGTGCCGCCGGGTGTTCACGTCGAGATCCCTCTCCAGGCCTACTTCCGTATCAACACGGAGAACATGGGCCAGTTCGAGCGCACTCTCATCATCGCCGACGAGGGGTCATACGTTCACTACATCGAGGGATGCACGGCACCCATCTACAAGTCGGATTCACTGCACTCGGCCGTCGTCGAGATCATCGTGAAGAAGAACGCGCGCGTGCGCTACACGACCATTCAGAACTGGTCGAACAACGTCTACAACCTGGTGACCAAGCGCGCCATCGCGCACGAGGGTGCGACGATGGAGTGGATCGACGGCAACATCGGTTCCAAGGTAACGATGAAGTACCCGTCGATTTACCTCGTGGGTGAGCACGCGAAGGGCGAGACTCTCTCCGTTGCGTTTGCGGGCCCGGGTCAGCACCAGGATGCCGGCGCCAAGATGATCCACATGGCGCCGTACACGACGTCATCCATCGTCTCCAAGTCGATCGCCCGCGGGGGTGGTCGTGCTGGATACCGCGGAGAAGTCCGGGTCGACGAGAAGGCGCACCACGCCGCCAACACCGTGCGCTGCGATGCTCTCCTGGTTGACACGATCTCGCGGTCGGACACGTATCCCGCCATCGACATCCGCGTCGACGATGTACAGCTCGGCCACGAGGCCACGGTGTCAAAGGTGAGCGAGGAGCAGCTGTTCTACCTGCAGTCGCGTGGCCTGCCCGAGGATGAGGCAATGGCTATGATCGTGCGCGGCTTCATCGAGCCCATCGCGCGGGAACTCCCCATGGAGTACGCACTCGAACTCAACAAGCTCATCGAGATGAGCATGGAAGGCTCTGTCGGCTAGATGTCCATCGCCACCACTCAGACTCCAGGCCAGCACGGCGCAACGGCTCACAGCGACGGAGGATGGGGCGCGGGTTCCGTGCCCGTCCAGACTCGCTCCGAGCGATTCACCTCCACAGATCCCGCCGACTTCCCCGAGGTCGTCGGGTTCGAGATCGACTGGAAACTCACGCCAGTCGATCGCGTTCGCCACCTCATCGACAGCCCGCTGAACGGTGAGCAGTACGAGATCGCGACCGATGGTGCCGACGGCACGACGGTCGAGTGGGTCGCTCCGGGCGACGCACGCGTCGGATCGGCAGGCGTGCCAGAGGACAAGGCCGCCGCCAATGCCTGGTCGAGCGTCGAATCTGTGCTCTCGATCACCGTCGAGGGGGAGTCGAGTGCCCCTCTCGGGATCGACAGGACCGGCCTCGGCACCGCTCCGCGCGCGGCCCACACCGTTGTCACGGCTCGTCCGAACTCACGGGGACTCGTTGTGCTCGCAAGCTCGGGTGAGGCGAACCTCGTGGAGAACGTCGAGATCGTTGTCGGCGAGGGCGCCAACCTCACGGTTGTGCACCTCCAGGAGTGGGAGGACGATGCGCTTCACCTGGCCAGCCACTTCGCTCAGGTGGGCCGCGATGCAGCTCTTACGCACATCGTCATCACGCTGGGCGGCTCGGTGGTTCGAGTCAATCCGTCGGTTCACCTGAGTGGCGAGGGCTCGCACGGCGACCTCTTCGGGCTCTATTTCGCTGACGGCGGCCAGCACTTCGAGCAACGGGTGTACCTGCATCACAAGGCAGCGCATACCGTGGGCCGAGTCAACTACAAGGGTGCGCTCCAGGGAGCGGGAGCCCGGACCGTGTGGGTCGGTGACGTGCTCATCGGGCCGGATGCAACGGGCACCGACTCCTACGAGCAGAACCGCAACCTCGTGCTCACCGAGGGCACCCGGGCCGACAGCATCCCGAACCTCGAGATCGAGACGGGCGACATCCTTGGTGCCGGTCACGCGAGTGCCACGGGGCGTTTCGACGACGAGCAGTTGTTCTACCTTCAGTCGCGTGGCATTACAGAGCCCGAAGCGCGTCGCCTCGTTGTGGTGGGCTTCCTCAACGAAATCATCCAGAAGATCGGCGACGACCGGCTCGAGGAGTACGTACTCGGCCGTGTTGTGAGCGAATTGGGGGCGGGTCAGTGACCGCGGAACGCGTGTGCACAACGGCAGAACTCGAGCCGAACAAGCCCTTTCGTGTTGTCCTCGACGGTACCGCGATTGTCGTGGTGAAAGACTCCGCCGGCGACGTCCATGCCATCGGCGATACGTGCACACACGGCGACATCTCACTGTCCGAGGGCTTTGTCGAGGACGACTCGATCGAGTGCTGGGCTCACGGCTCATCGTTCTCTCTGACCACCGGAAAGCCGAACAACCTCCCCGCCTACGAGCCGGTTCCGGTCTTCGTAGTCAACATCGACGCCGATGGCGTCGTCACCATCGACCCGAACGAGATCGTGTCGGTCTGAGCGGCCAGGCGCCAGCTCACTACCGAAACAACACAGAAACGAAACAGACATGTCAGTACTCGAAATCAAAGATCTCCACGTCAGCGTCGAGACCGACCAGGGCACCCGCCAGATTCTGCGCGGAGTCGACCTGACCATCAAGCAGGGCGAAATCCACGCCATCATGGGACCGAACGGGTCGGGCAAGTCCACGCTCGCCTACTCGATTGCAGGCCACCCGAAGTACAACGTCGAGAGCGGCTCAGTGCTGCTGGACGGCGAAGAGGTACTCGAGATGAGCGTGGACGAGCGTGCGCGCGCCGGTCTGTTCCTGGCGATGCAGTACCCGGTGGAGATTCCCGGTGTGCGGATGACGGACTTCCTGCGCACCGCGAAGACGGCGCTCGACGGCGAGGCTCCCGCCATTCGCACCTGGGTGAAGGAGGTCGGCCAGGCGATGGATGACCTCCGCATGGACAAGTCCTTCGGCGAACGCAATGTCAACGAGGGCTTTTCCGGCGGCGAGAAGAAGCGTCACGAGATCCTCCAGCTCGAGCTCCTCAAGCCGAAGTTCGCCGTCCTCGACGAGACGGATTCTGGGCTCGACGTGGATGCGCTGAAGATCGTGTCCGAGGGCGTGAACCGCGCCCACGCGGCGAACGATCTCGGTGTGCTCCTCATCACGCACTACACCCGCATCTTGCGCTACATCAAGCCGGACTTCGTGCACGTCTTCGTGGCCGGTCGTGTCGCGGAGGAAGGTGGCCCCGAACTCGCCGAACGTCTCGAGGAGGAAGGCTACGATCGCTTTCTCCAGGGCAGCGGCGTAGCGTAGTCCCATGGCAACCGCACTCGCGCCGGCTCTCTTCGATCAGGTCGAGGAGGCCCTCAAGGATGTCGTCGACCCCGAGCTCGGGGTGAACATCGTTGATCTCGGGTTGATCTACGACCTGAGCTGGGACGACGAGAACGACGCACTTATCATCAGCATGACGCTGACCTCAGCGGGTTGCCCGCTCACTGACGTCATCGAGGAGCAGACCGCGCAATCCCTCGATGGCATCGTGGAGGCGTTCCGAATCAACTGGGTCTGGATGCCACCGTGGGGTCCCGAGCGCATCACCGATGACGGTCGCGACATGATGAGAGCGCTCGGCTTCTCCATCTGATGCTGGCCGCGCCTGGCGCGGCGACCGCG
This genomic window from Antiquaquibacter oligotrophicus contains:
- a CDS encoding heme o synthase, whose amino-acid sequence is MGVAIQDRSETGRIGVIRKVKAYVALTKPRVIELLLVTTAPVMILAAQGIPNLWLVLATLVGGTLSASSANAFNCYIDRDIDRVMNRTKNRPLVTGELTDREALAFAWITGAVSIVWLALLTNWLAAALSLAAILFYVFVYTLLLKRRTPQNIIWGGAAGCMPVLIGWAAVTGSLSWTPVILFGIVFLWTPPHYWPLSMKYRADYQSVGVPMLAVVRGRTVVGLQVVLYAWATVACSLLLIPVAPMGIVYSVVAVASGGWFIVESHRLYSAAIRHDEVRPMRVFHASITYLTLVFLAVGIDPLLPF
- a CDS encoding COX15/CtaA family protein — its product is MKAVFDRLPSFVDTRIRVFAVATLVAQILIVGTGGAVRLTGSGLGCPTWPRCTPESFVSTPEMGIHGIIEFGNRLLTFVLVAIAIGMFVLVLRIRRERRDLFVLALLIGLYVPIQAIIGGITVLTNLNPYVVGLHYVASVVLVSLSAVLVFRVFLGPRGERVNLPGGYRVLVAITAVTTAATILVGVLVTGSGPHAGDGGAARNGLNSELLQHIHSWPAYATFVATLALIVGAWRLGQRRLLTFSLILFAIEGVQIVIGLVQARLGLPEILVGIHMVLACCLAAAMTAVVLALREPRGPLAVKRDIGVAAVSV
- the sufB gene encoding Fe-S cluster assembly protein SufB produces the protein MADVLIDRPELGSLGQYEFGWADSDVAGASARRGINEEVVRDISALKNEPESMLKTRLAGLRNFFRKPMPTWGADLSGIDFDNIKYFVRSTEKQAQSWEDLPEDIRTTYEKLGIPEAERQRLVAGVAAQYESEVVFHSINEELEKQGVIFMDTDTALKEHPEFFEEYFGTVIPAGDNKFAALNTAVWSGGSFVYVPPGVHVEIPLQAYFRINTENMGQFERTLIIADEGSYVHYIEGCTAPIYKSDSLHSAVVEIIVKKNARVRYTTIQNWSNNVYNLVTKRAIAHEGATMEWIDGNIGSKVTMKYPSIYLVGEHAKGETLSVAFAGPGQHQDAGAKMIHMAPYTTSSIVSKSIARGGGRAGYRGEVRVDEKAHHAANTVRCDALLVDTISRSDTYPAIDIRVDDVQLGHEATVSKVSEEQLFYLQSRGLPEDEAMAMIVRGFIEPIARELPMEYALELNKLIEMSMEGSVG
- the sufD gene encoding Fe-S cluster assembly protein SufD yields the protein MSIATTQTPGQHGATAHSDGGWGAGSVPVQTRSERFTSTDPADFPEVVGFEIDWKLTPVDRVRHLIDSPLNGEQYEIATDGADGTTVEWVAPGDARVGSAGVPEDKAAANAWSSVESVLSITVEGESSAPLGIDRTGLGTAPRAAHTVVTARPNSRGLVVLASSGEANLVENVEIVVGEGANLTVVHLQEWEDDALHLASHFAQVGRDAALTHIVITLGGSVVRVNPSVHLSGEGSHGDLFGLYFADGGQHFEQRVYLHHKAAHTVGRVNYKGALQGAGARTVWVGDVLIGPDATGTDSYEQNRNLVLTEGTRADSIPNLEIETGDILGAGHASATGRFDDEQLFYLQSRGITEPEARRLVVVGFLNEIIQKIGDDRLEEYVLGRVVSELGAGQ
- a CDS encoding non-heme iron oxygenase ferredoxin subunit, producing the protein MTAERVCTTAELEPNKPFRVVLDGTAIVVVKDSAGDVHAIGDTCTHGDISLSEGFVEDDSIECWAHGSSFSLTTGKPNNLPAYEPVPVFVVNIDADGVVTIDPNEIVSV
- the sufC gene encoding Fe-S cluster assembly ATPase SufC gives rise to the protein MSVLEIKDLHVSVETDQGTRQILRGVDLTIKQGEIHAIMGPNGSGKSTLAYSIAGHPKYNVESGSVLLDGEEVLEMSVDERARAGLFLAMQYPVEIPGVRMTDFLRTAKTALDGEAPAIRTWVKEVGQAMDDLRMDKSFGERNVNEGFSGGEKKRHEILQLELLKPKFAVLDETDSGLDVDALKIVSEGVNRAHAANDLGVLLITHYTRILRYIKPDFVHVFVAGRVAEEGGPELAERLEEEGYDRFLQGSGVA
- a CDS encoding metal-sulfur cluster assembly factor is translated as MATALAPALFDQVEEALKDVVDPELGVNIVDLGLIYDLSWDDENDALIISMTLTSAGCPLTDVIEEQTAQSLDGIVEAFRINWVWMPPWGPERITDDGRDMMRALGFSI